In a genomic window of Salegentibacter salegens:
- a CDS encoding glycosyltransferase family 2 protein, translating into MTGKDEKPLVSIIIPTYNRAHLIKETLDSVLAQTYKCWEAIIVDDGSTDETSLIINRYG; encoded by the coding sequence ATGACCGGGAAAGATGAAAAACCTCTTGTTTCTATTATAATCCCAACTTATAACAGGGCTCATTTAATTAAGGAAACGCTTGATTCTGTTCTCGCACAAACATATAAGTGCTGGGAAGCGATTATAGTTGATGATGGTTCTACCGATGAGACCAGCCTGATTATAAATAGATATGGCTAA
- a CDS encoding glycosyltransferase family A protein gives MLEQSYRYLKKDNRFKFLKRPETYIKGAPSCRNYGFENSKGQFINYLDSDDLLSSKKIESQVQALKSCSGLIVACCSWGLFSINPEKEFDEKFLPYEDKIYTPFNFFKNLGEANTYIPPHCYLVPREIIIRSGGWIEDLQNNQDGEFFVRVLLRSKGIRFVKNTKVYYRNSTGDNVSAYSSSEKVDSVVRSWHLIESNLLEEFKMQNFKYVEASKNRLFQNILWENPELVNNHPKFFRDQLRRRRLAEIYKPFLKLQRIFKRAISKLIGLLKKKISSL, from the coding sequence ATCTTAGAACAAAGCTATAGATATTTAAAAAAGGATAACCGGTTTAAATTTTTAAAAAGACCCGAGACATATATCAAAGGTGCACCGTCCTGTAGAAACTATGGGTTTGAAAATTCAAAGGGACAATTTATTAATTATCTAGATTCTGATGACCTGCTATCTTCTAAGAAAATTGAAAGCCAGGTTCAAGCGTTAAAAAGCTGTTCAGGGTTGATTGTGGCATGTTGCAGCTGGGGACTTTTTTCGATTAATCCTGAAAAGGAATTTGACGAAAAATTTTTACCCTATGAAGATAAGATATATACACCTTTTAATTTTTTTAAAAATTTAGGCGAGGCAAATACCTATATTCCACCTCACTGTTATTTAGTGCCAAGAGAAATTATTATAAGGTCTGGAGGTTGGATTGAAGATTTGCAAAATAACCAGGATGGGGAATTTTTCGTTCGAGTCCTGTTACGCTCAAAGGGAATACGTTTTGTAAAAAATACTAAAGTATACTATAGGAATTCTACGGGTGATAATGTTAGTGCTTACTCTAGTTCGGAAAAGGTTGATAGTGTTGTGAGGAGCTGGCATTTAATAGAATCTAATTTATTGGAAGAATTTAAAATGCAAAACTTTAAATATGTTGAGGCATCCAAAAATCGCCTATTTCAAAATATTCTTTGGGAGAATCCAGAATTAGTTAATAATCATCCAAAGTTTTTTCGAGACCAACTAAGGAGAAGACGGTTGGCAGAAATATACAAACCTTTTTTGAAGTTGCAAAGAATATTTAAAAGGGCTATTTCAAAGTTGATAGGTCTGCTGAAAAAAAAAATTTCTAGCTTATGA
- a CDS encoding IS1595 family transposase, with product MIPSDFRDFFVNSPATVQQEIVASLLSLSLQESEVKDSNEAKAVTCPHCSEKRVRANGKLKGVQRYVCNGCKKNFSETTGKFWYNIKKKEKLNRYLYCLLSGYSIRKSAEETEISIQTSFDWRHKLLTSFSSVSVEEFQGIVESDDLFFAYSEKGGRHLGRKPKMRGEKASKAGISDEKVAVVATCDRSGNKDFKVATRGRISKEDLNRILKGKLDKADVLCSDSHRSYGAFAKANTIAHKKFNTSKGQRTVDKVYHVQNVNNMDMRLRKFMDSFNGVATKYLQNYLNWFLVLEKIKNSTSKMATVTAIAFASNSAWYEYKQQLFNMLIRT from the coding sequence ATGATACCTTCAGATTTCAGGGATTTTTTCGTTAATAGTCCAGCGACTGTTCAACAAGAGATAGTGGCTTCGTTGCTATCATTGTCTTTGCAAGAAAGTGAAGTAAAGGACAGCAACGAGGCAAAAGCAGTTACCTGTCCTCATTGCTCAGAAAAGCGTGTTCGTGCCAATGGCAAGCTCAAAGGCGTTCAACGCTATGTTTGCAATGGCTGTAAGAAGAATTTCAGTGAGACCACAGGTAAGTTTTGGTATAATATAAAAAAGAAAGAGAAGTTAAATCGGTATTTATACTGTTTGTTGTCGGGCTACAGTATCAGGAAAAGTGCAGAAGAGACGGAGATATCAATTCAAACGTCCTTTGATTGGAGACATAAATTGCTCACGTCATTTTCCAGTGTTTCGGTAGAAGAGTTTCAGGGCATAGTCGAAAGCGATGACCTGTTCTTTGCCTACTCAGAAAAAGGAGGACGTCATTTAGGTAGAAAACCGAAAATGCGAGGAGAAAAAGCAAGCAAAGCAGGCATAAGTGATGAAAAAGTAGCTGTAGTGGCAACTTGTGATAGATCTGGAAACAAAGACTTTAAAGTGGCCACAAGAGGTCGTATCAGTAAAGAGGATCTGAATAGAATACTTAAAGGGAAACTTGATAAAGCTGACGTACTCTGCAGCGACAGCCATAGAAGTTATGGTGCTTTTGCAAAAGCCAACACAATTGCCCATAAAAAGTTCAACACCTCAAAGGGACAGCGAACCGTAGATAAGGTGTACCATGTCCAGAATGTAAACAATATGGATATGAGATTGAGAAAGTTCATGGATTCTTTCAATGGGGTAGCTACAAAATACTTACAGAATTACTTGAATTGGTTCTTGGTACTTGAAAAAATCAAGAACTCAACCAGTAAAATGGCAACAGTTACAGCCATTGCCTTTGCTTCAAATAGCGCATGGTACGAGTACAAACAACAACTATTCAATATGCTAATTAGAACTTAG
- a CDS encoding glycosyltransferase family 2 protein translates to MKFLVSICIPTYNGVPFLQEALDSINQQTYRNIEVIISDDASNDQTLEIVQDFKAKAIFPVYIYHHKPKGIGANWNNCIKKANGKYIKFLFQDDVLLPNCIEEQIKVFKNYKNIGLVSSKREFIIEKNVSTEILQWADLFKDLQVNLKFQDNIISFLKNDFLKSEEFQRYPYNKIGEPSVVLFPKSIVEKIGYFREDMVQILDYEFYYRILRFKKIAIINKPLVKFRLHKQQTTNLNRNKLIHDDKLFDKVLYDKFFFYLNKKEKKRLLKLFRPRLYKILKKINFY, encoded by the coding sequence ATGAAATTTTTAGTTTCCATCTGCATTCCAACATATAATGGTGTTCCATTTTTACAGGAAGCTTTAGATTCTATAAATCAACAAACATATAGAAATATAGAAGTCATTATTAGTGACGATGCTTCTAATGATCAGACTTTAGAAATAGTCCAAGATTTTAAAGCAAAAGCTATCTTTCCTGTTTATATATATCACCACAAACCAAAGGGAATTGGTGCTAACTGGAATAACTGTATAAAAAAAGCAAATGGGAAATATATTAAGTTTCTTTTTCAGGATGATGTTTTATTACCCAATTGTATTGAAGAGCAAATAAAAGTTTTCAAAAATTATAAAAATATTGGATTAGTTAGTTCAAAACGTGAATTTATAATTGAAAAAAATGTTTCAACTGAAATTCTGCAATGGGCCGACTTGTTTAAGGATTTACAAGTTAACCTTAAATTTCAGGATAATATTATCTCATTTTTAAAAAATGATTTTTTAAAGAGCGAAGAGTTTCAGCGATATCCTTATAACAAAATTGGTGAGCCAAGTGTGGTTTTATTCCCTAAGTCAATAGTAGAAAAAATAGGATACTTTAGAGAAGATATGGTTCAAATTTTAGATTATGAATTTTACTATCGTATTTTACGCTTTAAAAAAATAGCTATTATTAATAAACCTTTGGTGAAATTTCGACTTCATAAACAACAAACCACCAATTTAAACAGAAATAAATTAATTCATGATGATAAACTCTTCGATAAAGTTTTATACGATAAGTTCTTTTTCTATTTGAATAAAAAAGAAAAAAAGAGATTGTTAAAACTGTTTAGACCTCGTTTATATAAAATTCTGAAAAAGATCAATTTTTATTAA
- a CDS encoding glycosyltransferase family 2 protein, translating to MLVSIIIPVYNRENLIRETLNSVLTQTFENWECIIVDDGSTDETLKVINSFKRKDSRFRDFERPVDLNKGANACRNFGFKKSSGEYIIWFDSDDLLTPYHIEKKVEALEEERLDFVVARTQNFERNKLHEPYVYDKKDYGIKASDFILLKIHWYTYDVMLRREIARKISWNEKMKSWQDYNYFCKMLLVSENGKYLDEILTYRRLHSRSIQKQLTKNPQTFNQELLENRLLTYKDISADIDTYTQKELIFGMMNICLDLSKFRIRSNYFKDVGQIVKDKLGRTSNYNFNAALVMGFIFNKGHYFLNKAKRR from the coding sequence ATGTTAGTTTCCATAATAATACCTGTATATAATCGAGAAAATTTAATTAGGGAAACTTTAAATTCAGTTTTAACTCAAACTTTCGAAAACTGGGAATGTATAATTGTCGATGACGGTTCTACAGATGAAACTTTAAAAGTCATTAATTCTTTTAAAAGGAAAGATTCTAGGTTCAGAGATTTTGAACGACCTGTAGATTTAAACAAAGGAGCAAATGCCTGTCGCAATTTTGGTTTTAAAAAATCATCTGGAGAATATATAATCTGGTTTGATAGTGATGATCTTTTGACCCCATATCATATTGAAAAAAAAGTTGAAGCCCTTGAAGAAGAAAGGCTGGATTTCGTGGTGGCCAGAACCCAGAATTTTGAGAGGAATAAATTGCATGAGCCTTATGTGTATGATAAGAAAGATTACGGGATTAAAGCTTCAGATTTTATCTTGCTTAAGATTCACTGGTATACCTATGATGTGATGCTTAGAAGGGAAATAGCCAGGAAAATTAGTTGGAATGAAAAAATGAAATCCTGGCAGGACTATAATTATTTCTGTAAAATGTTGCTGGTTTCGGAAAATGGAAAATATTTAGATGAAATCTTAACTTATAGAAGGTTACATTCCAGGTCTATTCAAAAGCAGCTTACCAAGAATCCTCAGACTTTTAATCAAGAACTCCTTGAGAATCGTTTACTTACATATAAGGACATTTCAGCCGACATAGATACCTATACACAAAAAGAACTAATTTTCGGGATGATGAATATTTGCCTGGATCTATCTAAATTTAGAATAAGATCTAATTACTTCAAAGATGTTGGACAGATCGTAAAAGACAAGTTAGGAAGAACATCAAATTATAATTTTAATGCAGCTCTGGTTATGGGGTTTATTTTCAATAAAGGACATTATTTTTTGAATAAAGCTAAACGGCGGTAA
- a CDS encoding beta-1,6-N-acetylglucosaminyltransferase, which translates to MTIHYIILAHKNPEQLERMYQRLNAPWVKFYIHVDRKVSILPFQSLLNKYENAYFLNDDSRENGTWGDIGIVKGTINALRIAVGKDNPGYYVLLSGQDYPLQKNETIKDIFRQNPEIDYITSYPLPHSSLDQGGIPRIEKYKVNKSDKRGHFLFLPSVYEKEFYSLETAGKINFLRKNNQYGDILRTFKRRRFPHYLKPYSGSQWWAMKEESIRYILNFLDVNPDYLKYHTYSLLPDEMFFQSIIQANGYKTKIESSKTYVNWEKTSGPLPVTFELNDFKELSIASKNHLFARKFDIYKDREILDEIDKKLLK; encoded by the coding sequence ATGACAATTCACTATATTATATTAGCCCATAAAAATCCGGAGCAGTTGGAAAGGATGTATCAAAGATTAAATGCTCCTTGGGTGAAATTCTACATCCATGTTGATCGAAAAGTCTCGATTCTTCCCTTCCAGTCCTTATTGAATAAATATGAAAATGCCTATTTCTTAAATGATGACTCAAGAGAAAATGGTACCTGGGGAGATATAGGAATAGTAAAAGGTACAATAAATGCTCTACGTATAGCAGTAGGAAAAGACAATCCGGGATATTACGTCTTATTGAGCGGTCAGGATTATCCTTTGCAGAAAAACGAAACTATTAAAGACATCTTTCGCCAGAATCCTGAAATAGATTATATTACTTCCTATCCGCTGCCCCATTCTTCTTTAGATCAAGGTGGAATACCCAGAATTGAAAAATATAAGGTTAATAAATCAGACAAACGAGGGCACTTCTTATTTTTACCATCTGTATATGAAAAGGAATTTTATTCTCTTGAAACAGCAGGTAAAATCAACTTTCTCCGAAAGAATAACCAGTATGGGGATATCTTAAGAACTTTCAAACGAAGACGTTTCCCTCATTATTTAAAGCCTTACAGTGGCAGTCAATGGTGGGCCATGAAAGAGGAATCTATAAGATATATATTGAATTTTCTGGATGTTAATCCTGATTATTTAAAATACCATACATATAGTTTGCTTCCTGATGAAATGTTTTTCCAGAGCATTATTCAAGCTAATGGCTACAAAACAAAAATAGAATCTTCAAAGACTTACGTCAATTGGGAAAAAACTTCCGGCCCTCTTCCTGTTACGTTTGAATTAAACGATTTTAAAGAATTAAGTATAGCTTCTAAAAACCATCTGTTTGCCAGAAAATTTGATATATATAAAGACAGGGAGATTTTGGATGAAATAGATAAGAAATTATTAAAGTAG
- a CDS encoding glycosyltransferase family 4 protein produces the protein MNIAIISPSTNAYSETFIRAHKERLRGNIFFYYGTPEEFYLENHGSINYNLKKILYKAKRKLYSNNYKWFYERLFIDSFKKNKIDVVLAEFGDVAHKFINPIRELKLPLIVHFHGRDATVNNIIEKSNNYMQVFKTANYVIAVSNKMYNDLLALGCPEEKLVYNVYGPDEEFFSVRPEFSKFQFISIGRFVDKKAPYYLILSFLKVLEQFPDTKLLMAGEGPLKETCENLVQYYNLENSIKFLGIITPENYRKYLSESIALVQHSIQAKNGDCEGTPLAILEANAAGIPVISTLHGGIPDVVIEAETGYLVEEHDVIGMAQKMIETLKNVPKAKVLGDMGRKNISNNFTLERHIRVLDELISKVYNLERSE, from the coding sequence ATGAACATTGCTATCATCTCTCCTTCTACGAACGCTTACTCTGAAACGTTTATTCGGGCTCACAAGGAAAGACTTAGAGGGAATATCTTCTTTTATTATGGAACTCCGGAAGAATTCTACCTGGAAAATCATGGTTCCATAAATTACAACCTAAAGAAAATTTTATATAAGGCTAAACGAAAGCTTTACAGTAATAATTATAAATGGTTTTACGAACGTTTATTCATTGACTCTTTTAAAAAAAATAAGATAGATGTTGTTCTTGCTGAATTTGGGGATGTGGCACATAAATTTATCAATCCCATAAGGGAACTTAAACTTCCTCTTATAGTTCATTTTCACGGAAGAGATGCAACTGTAAATAATATTATTGAAAAGAGTAACAATTATATGCAGGTTTTTAAAACTGCTAATTATGTTATAGCAGTTTCGAATAAGATGTATAATGATCTCCTGGCATTAGGCTGCCCTGAAGAAAAATTAGTTTATAATGTTTATGGACCTGATGAAGAATTCTTTTCAGTTAGGCCAGAATTTTCCAAATTCCAGTTTATCTCGATAGGCAGGTTTGTAGATAAAAAAGCGCCATATTACCTGATCCTATCTTTTTTAAAAGTCTTAGAACAATTTCCGGACACAAAATTATTAATGGCCGGAGAAGGGCCTCTGAAAGAAACTTGTGAGAATCTTGTACAATATTATAATTTGGAGAATTCAATTAAATTTTTAGGAATAATAACTCCTGAAAATTACCGGAAATATCTCTCTGAATCTATCGCTTTGGTCCAACATTCCATACAGGCTAAAAACGGGGATTGTGAAGGAACACCCTTAGCAATTTTAGAGGCAAATGCGGCCGGAATTCCTGTAATTTCGACTCTACATGGCGGTATTCCCGATGTGGTTATAGAAGCAGAAACGGGTTACCTTGTGGAGGAACACGATGTTATAGGAATGGCTCAGAAAATGATTGAAACCCTTAAGAATGTGCCAAAAGCCAAGGTCTTAGGTGATATGGGGAGAAAGAATATATCAAATAATTTCACCCTTGAAAGACATATAAGAGTTTTAGATGAACTAATTTCTAAAGTATATAACCTAGAAAGATCTGAGTGA
- a CDS encoding glycosyltransferase family protein: protein MKIFIPGQKNANPFFEEISIHSQHEFIYGHYSKFNSKIFDGIIIQWPESILDWVDPSVEKLNFLKKVLTRWKSQVKLIYIVHNKKSHSSSDIEYKHLYEIVETKCDIMIHFGLFSQKLFSTKYPLKEHFIIPHPLYRHYAKRMDKLEARRKLGIKEDSLVLIAPGKIRNKNEGKLVLNAFDKLKRANKKLLVPYMYRREIPLKFPGRHRLKSWVDVKRMIENLFNPRFKKSEIIVDYFHKNFEDLSIWMSAADVVFISRINNLNSGILFLGISFNKIIVGPSTGNIREVLDFFEFPKFDPLLSQSVFIALELGCKQFLESKKIDKNKLSLYEPDNVAEKWDVLISKAFAK, encoded by the coding sequence ATGAAGATATTCATCCCAGGCCAAAAAAATGCAAACCCTTTCTTTGAGGAAATAAGCATTCACTCTCAACACGAATTTATATATGGACATTATTCTAAATTTAATTCTAAAATTTTTGATGGTATTATTATTCAATGGCCTGAAAGTATTCTAGACTGGGTTGACCCTTCTGTGGAGAAATTAAATTTTCTAAAAAAAGTTTTAACAAGATGGAAAAGTCAGGTTAAATTAATATATATCGTCCATAATAAAAAAAGCCATTCTTCCAGCGATATAGAATATAAACATCTTTACGAAATTGTTGAGACAAAATGTGATATTATGATCCATTTTGGCCTATTTAGTCAGAAGTTATTTTCTACAAAATATCCATTAAAAGAACATTTTATTATCCCTCACCCATTATATAGACACTATGCAAAGAGGATGGATAAATTAGAAGCCAGGAGAAAATTGGGCATAAAAGAAGATTCCCTGGTTTTAATTGCCCCTGGAAAAATAAGAAATAAGAATGAAGGAAAGTTAGTTTTAAATGCATTTGATAAGCTAAAAAGAGCAAACAAAAAATTATTGGTTCCTTATATGTATCGCAGGGAAATCCCTTTAAAATTTCCTGGACGGCATCGATTAAAGTCATGGGTGGATGTCAAAAGGATGATTGAGAATTTGTTTAATCCACGTTTTAAAAAGAGCGAAATTATAGTGGATTACTTTCATAAAAATTTTGAAGATTTATCAATTTGGATGTCAGCAGCAGATGTTGTATTTATTTCACGGATAAATAATCTGAATTCTGGAATTTTATTTTTAGGAATAAGCTTTAATAAAATAATTGTTGGTCCCTCCACGGGGAATATTCGCGAAGTACTGGATTTTTTTGAATTTCCTAAATTTGATCCACTTTTATCACAAAGTGTATTTATTGCATTAGAACTTGGATGTAAACAATTTTTAGAATCAAAGAAAATAGATAAAAATAAATTAAGTTTATATGAGCCTGATAATGTCGCTGAGAAATGGGATGTTTTAATTTCCAAAGCTTTTGCTAAATAA
- a CDS encoding polysaccharide pyruvyl transferase family protein, producing the protein MTGNKKIVHFLSASDRINYGDLLFPIIFEFYSKNNNIKFYNYGIVKSDLSHFGAAPTKSYRMFQKNVRKYGGNIIVGGGEVLFVDWGTLYAFINFNYSKLLYWYRYSKFEKRYNLTRFLLSNGKVFIPFAPNKSELSTKKEIKIFYNAVGGTFLNSRLKQTYKFKESLLSADYISVRDNRVKKSLSEHNIDSIVSPDSAIFISKIFSKEILKDKISFSPIKFKDDYIFLQIGKPYIPKDIVLFSKDLMKICAELNCKVILCPIGLAPRHEDDVFLRKLAKESYLFEFVMPNSLFDIMFLIANSKMFLGTSLHGLITAQSFEVPFIPLDNRVNKVEEYCKTWTYKNIDSCLPYTDLSKVVKIYKNWDFQSAHAEVVKQINLVTLNFQQIFKNLV; encoded by the coding sequence ATGACTGGAAATAAAAAAATAGTACATTTTTTATCTGCCTCGGATCGCATTAATTATGGAGATCTCCTATTTCCTATAATTTTCGAATTCTATTCAAAAAATAATAACATTAAATTTTATAATTATGGGATTGTCAAAAGTGATTTATCTCATTTTGGTGCAGCTCCTACCAAATCCTACAGAATGTTTCAAAAAAATGTTCGAAAATACGGAGGGAATATTATTGTTGGAGGTGGGGAAGTTCTTTTTGTAGATTGGGGAACTTTATATGCTTTTATAAATTTTAATTATTCTAAACTTCTCTATTGGTATAGATATAGCAAATTTGAAAAAAGATATAATTTAACCAGATTTCTTCTGTCAAATGGAAAAGTATTTATACCATTCGCACCAAATAAAAGTGAATTATCTACTAAGAAGGAAATAAAAATATTTTATAATGCCGTAGGGGGCACTTTTTTGAACTCAAGGTTGAAACAAACCTATAAATTTAAGGAAAGTCTTTTATCAGCTGATTATATCTCAGTAAGAGATAATCGGGTAAAGAAATCTCTTTCAGAGCATAATATTGATTCTATTGTTTCTCCAGATTCAGCAATATTTATTTCTAAAATTTTCTCCAAAGAGATTTTAAAAGATAAAATCTCATTTTCGCCAATAAAATTTAAGGATGATTATATCTTTCTTCAAATAGGTAAGCCTTATATACCCAAAGATATAGTCTTGTTTTCCAAAGATTTAATGAAAATATGCGCTGAATTAAATTGTAAAGTTATTTTATGTCCTATTGGTTTAGCACCAAGACATGAAGATGATGTTTTTCTCAGAAAACTTGCGAAAGAATCATACTTATTTGAATTTGTCATGCCTAATTCTCTATTTGATATTATGTTTTTAATTGCTAATTCTAAAATGTTTTTAGGAACAAGTTTACATGGCCTCATAACCGCTCAAAGTTTCGAGGTGCCTTTTATTCCTTTAGATAATAGAGTGAATAAGGTTGAAGAATACTGTAAAACCTGGACTTATAAAAATATAGATTCATGTTTGCCATATACTGATTTGTCAAAAGTTGTAAAAATTTATAAAAATTGGGATTTTCAATCAGCTCACGCAGAAGTTGTAAAACAAATAAATCTTGTAACATTGAATTTTCAACAAATATTTAAAAATTTAGTTTAG
- a CDS encoding ABC transporter ATP-binding protein, whose translation MSIILKAENISKQYRLGTVGTGSLQHDLNRWWHNIRSKEDPYLKVGGVNDRSVKANEDYVWALRDINFEVKSGEVLGIIGKNGAGKSTLLKILSRVTAPTTGSIKTRGRIASLLEVGTGFHGELTGRENIFMNGAVLGMNRAEIKSKLDEIIAFSGCEKYIDTPVKRYSSGMTVRLGFAVAAHLEPEILVVDEVLAVGDAEFQKKAIGKMQDLSLGEGRTVLFVSHNMVSVQNLCTNCLVLENGLISFSGNTEDSIRHYLADKKIEYNFSKNKRNVSSDKARIKNMFFKNQKGEFISVIMSGQKVFLEIEIEIKSILANLVVGVGIYDQNNIPQFHCSTETISKNYDVKNLNRIFTARLEISKWPLSKGEFFINSYLRESDELLEHIEECLWLTSKKGDFYNTGKLPSWDKGFYCSYDWK comes from the coding sequence ATGAGCATAATACTAAAAGCGGAAAATATTTCTAAGCAATACCGTTTGGGTACAGTTGGCACTGGTAGTTTACAACATGACCTTAACAGGTGGTGGCATAACATAAGGAGCAAAGAGGATCCTTATTTAAAAGTAGGCGGCGTAAATGACAGAAGCGTTAAAGCGAATGAAGATTATGTATGGGCGTTGCGAGATATAAATTTTGAAGTAAAGTCAGGAGAAGTTCTCGGTATTATTGGAAAAAACGGTGCCGGTAAATCCACCTTGCTGAAAATTCTTTCAAGAGTAACAGCGCCCACAACCGGTAGTATAAAAACTAGAGGTAGAATTGCCTCCTTACTGGAAGTAGGAACGGGATTTCATGGAGAACTTACCGGTAGGGAAAACATTTTTATGAATGGTGCAGTATTAGGAATGAACCGGGCAGAAATTAAATCTAAACTAGATGAGATCATTGCTTTCTCGGGTTGTGAGAAATATATAGACACTCCTGTAAAACGTTACAGTAGTGGGATGACCGTAAGATTAGGGTTTGCAGTAGCTGCTCACCTGGAACCGGAGATTTTAGTGGTAGATGAGGTATTGGCCGTTGGTGATGCCGAGTTTCAAAAAAAAGCTATTGGTAAGATGCAAGATCTTTCTTTGGGAGAAGGCAGAACAGTCCTTTTCGTGAGTCACAATATGGTTTCAGTTCAAAACTTGTGTACTAATTGCTTGGTTTTAGAGAATGGTTTAATTTCATTCTCTGGTAATACAGAAGATAGTATTAGGCACTATTTAGCAGATAAAAAAATTGAATATAATTTTTCAAAAAATAAGAGAAATGTCTCTAGCGATAAGGCTAGAATTAAAAATATGTTTTTTAAGAATCAGAAAGGAGAATTTATTTCTGTGATTATGTCTGGACAAAAAGTTTTTCTTGAAATAGAAATTGAAATTAAGAGTATTCTTGCTAATTTAGTTGTAGGCGTAGGTATTTATGATCAGAACAATATCCCTCAGTTCCATTGTTCCACTGAAACAATTTCCAAAAATTATGATGTTAAGAATTTGAATAGGATTTTCACCGCAAGGTTAGAAATTAGTAAATGGCCATTGAGTAAAGGAGAATTCTTCATTAATTCATATTTAAGAGAATCTGATGAACTTCTTGAGCATATTGAAGAGTGTTTATGGTTAACTTCTAAAAAAGGAGATTTTTATAATACAGGAAAATTACCATCCTGGGATAAAGGTTTTTATTGTTCATATGACTGGAAATAA
- a CDS encoding glycosyltransferase family 2 protein, with protein MNYSPKVTVILPNFNHSQFLEQRLETIFNQTFQDFEVILLDDASSDNSLSILEKYKENSKVSHFVINERNLGSPFKQWQKGISLAKGEYIWIAESDDYCELEFLEKIFQLKSSSRKDLGLIYCQSVDVDENGNSIKSRINYTSNFVLNIWKNDFSLYGRKFIETYLKTKNVIPNASAVVFKKSLVKDSFFSIRMLNMKMCGDWLFWCQILPNTNVGFLAQNLNYFRNHTTVTRNHKTRDLKKRRLIEESYIRKKLCKKAILQSQEKNKLYQSWFQLHSFSEIFFFGFYKVVIEKSDYISFLTSFVKFKLNNYRN; from the coding sequence ATGAATTATTCTCCTAAAGTCACTGTAATTTTACCTAATTTCAATCACTCTCAATTTTTAGAACAACGGTTGGAGACTATATTTAATCAAACGTTTCAGGATTTTGAGGTAATATTATTAGATGATGCTTCTTCAGATAATAGTCTTTCTATTTTAGAAAAATATAAAGAAAACTCGAAGGTTTCTCACTTCGTGATCAATGAGCGAAACTTAGGAAGTCCTTTTAAACAATGGCAAAAAGGAATATCACTGGCTAAAGGAGAGTATATTTGGATTGCTGAGAGTGATGATTATTGCGAATTAGAGTTTTTAGAAAAAATCTTTCAGTTAAAAAGTTCTTCCCGGAAAGATTTAGGCTTAATTTATTGTCAGTCTGTTGATGTAGATGAAAACGGAAACTCAATAAAAAGCCGGATAAATTATACATCCAATTTTGTTCTTAACATTTGGAAAAATGATTTTTCGTTATATGGCAGAAAATTTATAGAAACCTATTTAAAAACCAAAAATGTTATTCCAAATGCCAGCGCAGTTGTTTTTAAAAAATCTCTGGTAAAAGATTCATTTTTTTCAATTAGAATGCTCAATATGAAAATGTGTGGAGATTGGCTTTTTTGGTGTCAGATTTTGCCGAATACGAATGTTGGATTTTTAGCGCAAAATTTAAATTATTTCAGAAATCATACCACGGTCACAAGAAATCATAAAACTAGAGACCTGAAAAAACGAAGGTTAATTGAAGAAAGCTATATTCGTAAGAAGTTATGCAAAAAGGCTATTCTACAATCACAGGAAAAAAATAAACTATATCAATCCTGGTTTCAATTACATAGCTTTAGCGAGATCTTTTTTTTTGGTTTTTATAAAGTCGTGATAGAAAAGAGTGATTATATTAGCTTTTTAACGTCTTTTGTGAAATTTAAATTAAATAACTACCGCAATTAA